In bacterium, one genomic interval encodes:
- a CDS encoding glycosyltransferase family 4 protein, which translates to MRIGYVHSRAFPSVDANVVQVVQMCRAFRALGHAVTLFIPRHADCATDELAHRRARELFGDELGFDVVFVPRRKILGRMEVLGSVRSTLDALKQRPQDLIYSRNPWSVAFLPRTGVPFIWEAHEEHVHKKSKLLGALLRELIVRTSRRRELVKVVAISEALTDVWARYGVPRAKLLAAHDGVDLQLFGSPPPQEAARRALGIDADKRVVVYTGALKDDRGIDLILESARRMPDVEYYIVGGNAPEIEHWRNAIARLKLVNAHLPGRVAHQDVPRWLSAADVLLMMWTWRVPTIRVCSPMKLFEYMAAQRLIVGPAFPTVLEVLEDGRDAILFEPDDADAMEHALREGLARCRETDLPSRAYEKVARDYTWEARCQLILDSIGS; encoded by the coding sequence ATGCGAATCGGATATGTACACAGCCGGGCGTTTCCGTCCGTGGATGCCAACGTGGTGCAGGTCGTGCAGATGTGCCGCGCATTCCGGGCGCTGGGTCATGCGGTGACGCTGTTTATCCCGCGGCACGCGGACTGCGCGACGGACGAACTTGCGCACCGCCGCGCGCGTGAGCTGTTCGGCGATGAGTTGGGATTTGACGTTGTGTTCGTTCCGCGCCGCAAGATATTGGGGCGCATGGAGGTACTCGGCAGCGTGCGGAGCACGCTGGACGCGCTGAAACAACGTCCACAGGATTTGATATACAGCCGCAATCCGTGGTCGGTGGCGTTTTTGCCGCGCACTGGCGTGCCGTTTATTTGGGAAGCGCATGAAGAGCATGTACATAAGAAATCCAAACTGCTCGGCGCTCTCCTGCGAGAGCTGATCGTGCGCACGTCAAGACGGCGCGAGCTGGTGAAGGTCGTGGCGATTTCCGAAGCGCTGACGGATGTGTGGGCTCGCTATGGTGTGCCGCGCGCGAAACTTCTGGCCGCGCATGACGGAGTGGACTTGCAACTCTTCGGGTCGCCGCCGCCGCAGGAGGCGGCGCGGCGCGCCTTAGGCATTGACGCGGACAAACGAGTGGTCGTCTACACGGGCGCGTTGAAAGACGATCGCGGGATTGACCTGATTCTGGAGAGTGCGCGGAGAATGCCGGATGTTGAGTACTACATCGTCGGCGGCAACGCGCCCGAAATTGAACACTGGCGCAATGCCATTGCCCGGTTGAAACTCGTGAACGCGCACCTGCCCGGACGCGTTGCGCATCAGGATGTGCCGCGCTGGCTGTCAGCGGCGGATGTGCTGCTAATGATGTGGACTTGGCGTGTGCCGACGATTCGCGTCTGTTCGCCGATGAAGCTGTTTGAGTATATGGCGGCGCAGCGCCTGATCGTCGGTCCGGCATTTCCGACGGTGCTGGAAGTCCTGGAAGACGGGCGCGATGCGATTTTGTTTGAGCCGGACGACGCCGACGCCATGGAGCATGCGCTGCGTGAAGGGTTGGCGCGCTGCCGGGAAACTGATTTGCCGTCGCGCGCGTACGAGAAGGTGGCGCGCGATTACACGTGGGAGGCACGCTGTCAGTTGATTCTGGACAGTATAGGGTCATAA
- a CDS encoding mechanosensitive ion channel family protein: MEPRAQVTLLEQLRHITSEQWLMALGALAAGWVLKQIVILAIRRLMKLAEKTDNDFDDILLGAVRRPVGWMCFLLGLWTALTILPLPTEPVDLDRFFFSFMKSATIFIGFWLVVRIVSGLMKSSETKMRESNPQLAGLLPLGRKTIVVVMWIVATLIALQNVGYSVTSLLAGIGIGGAALAFAAKDTLANFFGSIVIFVDKPFAIGDWVKVGEIEGVVEEVSLRVTRVRTFERSLITIPNQDLSTKPIENFSRMEKRRIKFDIGVPYETPVDKLEAGVERIRRLIADDEGLHNDPQYVYFTKFESSSLTISVLCFTISTEQTDFMETRHRLLVGIKREFEQLGVSFAFPTQRMILESGAGLPN, from the coding sequence ATGGAACCGCGGGCACAAGTTACATTGCTCGAGCAATTGCGCCACATCACTTCTGAACAGTGGTTAATGGCGCTGGGCGCGTTGGCGGCCGGATGGGTGCTGAAACAGATCGTGATACTGGCGATTCGGCGGCTGATGAAGCTCGCGGAAAAGACTGACAACGATTTCGACGACATCCTGCTGGGTGCCGTGCGGCGTCCGGTCGGTTGGATGTGCTTTCTGCTTGGATTGTGGACGGCTCTGACGATTCTGCCGCTGCCGACCGAGCCGGTTGATCTGGATCGCTTCTTCTTCTCGTTCATGAAGTCCGCGACCATCTTCATCGGCTTCTGGCTGGTGGTGCGCATTGTCAGCGGTTTGATGAAGTCGTCGGAAACGAAGATGCGCGAGAGCAATCCGCAGTTGGCGGGGCTCTTGCCGTTGGGCCGCAAGACGATCGTGGTGGTAATGTGGATTGTGGCCACTCTGATTGCGCTGCAGAATGTCGGCTACTCGGTGACCTCGCTGCTGGCCGGTATCGGCATCGGCGGTGCGGCGCTGGCCTTCGCGGCGAAGGATACGCTGGCGAATTTCTTCGGTTCGATAGTCATCTTTGTGGACAAGCCGTTCGCCATCGGCGATTGGGTGAAGGTCGGCGAGATTGAAGGCGTGGTCGAGGAGGTCAGTCTGCGCGTGACCCGTGTGCGCACATTCGAGCGCAGTCTGATCACGATTCCCAATCAGGATTTGTCCACCAAGCCGATCGAGAATTTCTCGCGCATGGAGAAACGGCGCATAAAATTCGATATCGGTGTGCCGTACGAGACGCCCGTAGACAAGCTCGAAGCGGGAGTCGAGCGGATTCGGCGGTTAATCGCGGACGACGAAGGGCTGCATAACGATCCGCAGTACGTCTATTTTACGAAATTTGAATCGTCGAGCCTGACGATCTCCGTGTTATGTTTCACGATCAGCACCGAGCAAACCGACTTCATGGAGACGCGGCATCGGCTGCTGGTCGGTATCAAGCGCGAGTTCGAGCAGCTTGGCGTCAGCTTCGCGTTCCCAACGCAGCGCATGATCCTCGAGAGCGGAGCGGGTTTGCCGAACTGA
- a CDS encoding carboxypeptidase regulatory-like domain-containing protein: MASKSGLFLRAIALLACVCAALAADAQLAPAYSTYMGSGAVLQVSKTGPEFTSIRFDGSTMERQTVVKDYQGYDFIGIDGEAVITQDGAPALPHVTRFYRIPATGGVDLVVRYSDYELVENYNALPYSEEGHEFRRDNADPLIYGRDAWFPEQIAEMSDPQILRDFRVVTVRINPVQVNPVTRQARIYRDVQVEIVPNDQPGVNEIQRVRRPSGLWAPAYQQLIENLDESALDDATTTPGTYMIFAKDNSTVNPWTDSLALWKKRSGHDVLVMRQANWSNTQIINEIRDAWLEAPDDSPLEFVCLMGDPQASFGLPISGGSDYDHAYALANTGDDIEDIGVGRFCASTGPELATIFAKTVGYERSPHMGDPTWYRKAFLYAGIANEIASNYTTFQWIGDMMRRNTGLDSIYLLTHNSSSVNPSDITTQLNAGRGIFLWRGSWVGGMGNEVAGQCNNGARTPITLTVTCGTGSFESGTSVSESWVLAGSAASPKGGVTGLGMATLGTHPPENLCVTGGLGYAIAVTQTEHISHCVNQAKAWLVPTFGAGSSSATNFSRWFNLMGDPGLSIWTETPQQIDVTHPGSLSVGARSLTVHIEDVLSGTAIENALVTAWKGTECYVRGLTDANGDVTLAVDVQTAGTLLLTASKRNMMPYLADVPCAAASEFVSVLTVAVDDDNAGGTQGNGDGIPNPGELVDLGVALHNSGTSTTVTGISATLTTPSPKATVITGTSSYGNLAPGGQAMGATPFRVQLDHSLQQFEIVPLRVAVTSSGTPTVSSYDLQIQAARTEYVSHAFSGGAFTPGTVRNLTVTVRNAGVVPLTGVSATLTSGSPFVAAEVATVNYPDIAVGANGVNTATPFSLNANTLTFPGHQARMMLVLTGNGGFADTTYFNVAVGTASANDPCGPDGYGYYAYDNTDLNYELHPTYEWLDISTGLGTNLNLADPGEKTQISQVFGTARALPFTFRYYGVDYDTLSVFSNGDCAFGAQAWADHFRNYMVPAQTSPRAMLAPYWDDLKTNGAGQGVWWYHDPVEDRVIVQWKASGGGFGYSEANLNFQVILYGQTETPTLDGNGRILFQYNDVTMNLSGTGGAEISGSTVGIQDESQLTGLQLAYRSSTSPGCASIVDGRAILITTDARALFGTIIGTVNDEETGAPMPDVRVSVDGFNYSDLTDATGQFTLNNVLIGTYTVRAHKDDFNDATVSGVLVELDSTETVDFTMLHPEFALSAEELGIAAPDQSSASFNIINDGNGPLDYTIRKAFTVDGTEIGDWDNIQRFELSSQTGDFQMLGCEFVRDHWYVTGASGPTGTNWIYRFDRDGQFVPPAIAQPSVSAFGWYDLAYDGEYLYGSEDGTGTIVGIDMNGVVRESIPSPLNPTRALAYDPDLDRFWIADFTQNLYQIDRDGNIFAQVENEGAGELAITGMSWWAQDPEGYKLYIFSRDGGTNQTQVTRMHPITYDREPVAVLEGAEFTAGGCAVTADWNNMLVTFGGVLQNNTGDRLGVYQMKFLEDWANVTPSSGSVAGGEQRDITLAVDIANFRSGEYNISLYIYNDVLDTEIELPVTIDVVSGVGEAPDAGLVPVEYALDQNYPNPFNPSTQIQYSLKEPGHTQLAIYNITGQEVARLVDGRQEAGIYNVTFSASALPSGMYFYRLQSGSFSQTAKMVLLK; this comes from the coding sequence ATGGCAAGTAAATCAGGACTGTTTCTTCGCGCGATCGCCTTACTTGCTTGCGTGTGCGCAGCCTTGGCGGCTGACGCACAGCTGGCGCCGGCATATTCGACGTACATGGGTTCGGGAGCCGTGCTGCAAGTGAGCAAGACCGGCCCGGAATTCACGTCTATCCGGTTTGACGGCAGCACGATGGAGCGCCAGACGGTAGTCAAGGACTACCAGGGCTACGACTTCATCGGTATTGACGGCGAGGCCGTTATCACGCAGGACGGGGCGCCGGCACTGCCGCATGTGACGCGGTTCTACCGGATTCCCGCGACCGGCGGCGTGGACCTTGTGGTTCGCTACAGCGATTATGAGCTGGTCGAGAACTACAACGCCCTGCCGTACAGCGAAGAAGGCCATGAATTCCGCCGTGACAATGCCGATCCTCTGATCTACGGGCGTGACGCATGGTTCCCGGAGCAGATTGCCGAAATGTCGGATCCTCAGATCTTGCGCGACTTTCGCGTGGTCACGGTGCGCATCAATCCGGTTCAGGTGAATCCGGTCACACGACAGGCGCGCATCTATCGTGACGTGCAGGTGGAGATCGTGCCGAACGATCAGCCGGGCGTCAACGAGATCCAGCGCGTGCGCCGTCCGTCGGGCTTGTGGGCTCCGGCCTATCAGCAGCTGATTGAGAATCTCGACGAATCAGCGTTGGATGATGCCACGACCACGCCGGGTACGTACATGATTTTCGCCAAGGACAACTCCACGGTCAATCCGTGGACGGACAGTTTGGCACTGTGGAAGAAGCGTTCGGGCCACGACGTGCTCGTCATGCGCCAAGCGAACTGGAGCAATACGCAGATCATCAACGAGATTCGCGACGCTTGGCTGGAAGCTCCCGACGACAGCCCGTTGGAATTCGTCTGTTTGATGGGCGATCCTCAGGCGAGCTTCGGCTTGCCGATTTCGGGCGGCAGCGATTACGATCACGCGTACGCGTTGGCGAACACCGGCGACGATATTGAAGACATCGGTGTGGGCCGCTTCTGCGCGTCCACGGGCCCGGAGCTGGCGACGATTTTTGCGAAGACGGTAGGCTATGAACGCTCGCCGCACATGGGCGATCCGACGTGGTATCGCAAGGCGTTCCTGTACGCGGGCATCGCCAACGAAATCGCCTCGAACTATACGACCTTCCAGTGGATCGGCGACATGATGCGCCGCAACACGGGTCTCGATTCGATCTACCTGTTGACGCACAACAGCTCATCGGTGAATCCTTCGGACATTACGACACAGTTGAACGCCGGCCGCGGCATCTTCCTCTGGCGCGGCAGTTGGGTGGGCGGCATGGGCAACGAAGTCGCGGGCCAGTGCAACAATGGCGCGCGCACGCCGATTACCCTGACCGTGACCTGCGGTACGGGCTCATTTGAGAGCGGCACCTCGGTATCGGAATCGTGGGTCCTGGCAGGTTCAGCGGCATCGCCGAAGGGCGGCGTGACGGGTCTCGGCATGGCGACCTTGGGAACGCACCCCCCGGAAAACCTCTGTGTCACAGGCGGCCTCGGCTACGCGATTGCCGTGACTCAGACGGAGCACATTTCGCATTGCGTGAATCAGGCCAAGGCCTGGCTCGTACCGACGTTTGGCGCGGGCTCCAGTTCGGCAACCAATTTTTCGCGCTGGTTCAACCTGATGGGCGATCCGGGTCTTTCGATCTGGACGGAAACACCGCAGCAGATTGACGTAACGCATCCGGGCTCGCTCAGCGTCGGCGCCCGTTCACTGACGGTGCACATTGAAGATGTCTTGTCGGGCACGGCGATCGAGAACGCGCTCGTCACGGCGTGGAAAGGCACGGAGTGCTACGTTCGGGGCCTGACTGACGCGAACGGTGACGTGACGCTGGCAGTAGACGTTCAGACAGCAGGTACGTTACTGCTGACCGCGAGCAAACGCAACATGATGCCGTATCTCGCGGATGTGCCGTGCGCGGCGGCCAGCGAATTTGTTTCAGTCTTGACCGTCGCGGTGGATGACGACAATGCCGGCGGCACGCAAGGCAACGGCGACGGAATTCCTAATCCGGGCGAGCTGGTGGACCTGGGTGTGGCTCTTCACAACTCCGGTACATCCACGACGGTCACAGGAATCAGCGCAACACTGACGACTCCTTCGCCTAAAGCGACAGTGATCACCGGGACGTCCAGCTACGGCAACTTGGCGCCGGGCGGGCAGGCCATGGGTGCCACACCGTTCCGGGTGCAATTGGACCACAGTTTACAGCAATTTGAAATCGTACCGTTACGGGTTGCCGTGACATCGTCGGGCACTCCGACGGTGAGCAGCTATGACCTGCAGATTCAGGCGGCGCGCACCGAATATGTTAGCCACGCCTTTAGTGGCGGCGCGTTTACCCCGGGCACTGTGCGTAACTTGACGGTTACGGTGCGCAATGCCGGTGTCGTTCCGTTGACAGGCGTTTCGGCGACTTTGACTTCGGGAAGTCCGTTCGTGGCCGCTGAAGTGGCGACGGTGAATTACCCCGACATCGCCGTAGGTGCGAACGGCGTGAATACGGCTACTCCGTTCAGTTTGAATGCTAACACGCTGACCTTCCCCGGGCATCAGGCGCGCATGATGCTGGTTCTGACCGGCAACGGCGGCTTCGCTGACACGACCTACTTCAACGTCGCGGTCGGCACGGCCTCGGCCAACGATCCCTGCGGACCGGATGGTTACGGCTACTACGCCTACGACAACACGGACCTGAACTACGAATTGCATCCGACCTACGAGTGGTTGGACATCAGCACGGGATTGGGCACGAATTTGAATCTTGCCGACCCGGGCGAGAAGACGCAGATTTCGCAGGTTTTCGGCACGGCGCGCGCCCTGCCGTTCACGTTCCGCTACTACGGTGTTGACTACGATACGCTGTCGGTGTTCTCCAACGGCGACTGTGCGTTTGGCGCGCAGGCGTGGGCCGACCATTTCCGTAACTACATGGTTCCGGCGCAGACATCGCCGCGCGCGATGCTGGCCCCGTATTGGGATGACCTGAAGACCAACGGCGCAGGTCAAGGCGTGTGGTGGTATCACGACCCGGTGGAAGATCGTGTGATCGTGCAATGGAAGGCCTCGGGCGGCGGCTTTGGCTACTCAGAAGCCAATCTGAATTTCCAAGTCATTCTGTACGGACAGACGGAAACCCCGACACTGGATGGCAACGGCCGCATTCTGTTCCAGTACAATGACGTGACGATGAACCTTAGTGGCACAGGCGGTGCTGAGATTTCTGGCTCGACGGTCGGCATTCAAGATGAATCGCAGTTGACCGGTTTACAGTTGGCCTACCGCAGCTCGACGTCACCTGGCTGCGCGAGCATCGTGGACGGTCGTGCGATCCTGATCACGACGGATGCCCGCGCCCTTTTCGGAACGATTATCGGTACGGTGAACGACGAAGAGACGGGCGCGCCGATGCCGGATGTGCGTGTTTCAGTGGACGGTTTCAACTACAGTGACCTGACCGACGCCACGGGACAGTTCACGCTGAACAACGTGCTGATCGGCACCTACACGGTGCGCGCGCATAAGGACGATTTCAACGACGCCACAGTGAGCGGCGTGCTGGTTGAATTGGACAGCACCGAGACGGTTGACTTCACGATGCTGCACCCGGAGTTTGCGCTGTCTGCCGAGGAGCTGGGCATTGCGGCGCCGGATCAGTCATCGGCGAGCTTTAACATCATCAACGACGGCAACGGTCCGCTGGACTATACGATTCGCAAGGCGTTCACCGTGGACGGGACAGAGATTGGCGATTGGGACAACATCCAGCGCTTCGAGCTCTCATCGCAAACGGGCGACTTCCAGATGCTGGGTTGCGAATTTGTCCGTGACCATTGGTACGTGACCGGCGCCAGCGGTCCGACGGGAACCAATTGGATCTATCGTTTTGATCGCGACGGCCAGTTCGTTCCGCCGGCGATCGCGCAGCCTTCGGTGTCGGCCTTTGGCTGGTACGATCTGGCCTATGACGGCGAATACCTGTACGGGTCAGAAGACGGCACGGGCACGATCGTCGGCATTGACATGAATGGTGTTGTACGCGAGTCAATCCCGAGCCCGCTGAATCCGACGCGCGCTCTGGCCTACGATCCGGATCTCGATCGCTTCTGGATTGCCGACTTCACGCAGAATCTGTATCAGATTGACCGTGACGGCAATATCTTTGCGCAAGTGGAGAACGAGGGCGCGGGCGAACTTGCGATCACCGGCATGTCCTGGTGGGCACAGGATCCCGAAGGTTACAAGCTCTACATCTTCAGTCGCGACGGTGGCACGAATCAGACCCAAGTTACCCGTATGCATCCGATCACGTATGACCGCGAACCGGTCGCCGTGCTGGAAGGCGCGGAGTTTACGGCGGGTGGCTGTGCGGTGACTGCCGATTGGAATAACATGCTGGTGACGTTCGGCGGCGTGCTGCAGAACAACACAGGCGACCGTTTAGGCGTCTATCAGATGAAGTTCCTCGAGGATTGGGCGAACGTGACGCCGTCGTCGGGTTCGGTGGCGGGCGGCGAGCAGCGCGATATCACGCTGGCCGTAGATATCGCCAATTTCCGTTCGGGCGAATACAACATCTCGCTGTACATCTACAACGATGTGCTCGATACGGAGATTGAACTGCCGGTGACCATAGATGTTGTCAGCGGAGTCGGCGAAGCGCCGGATGCGGGGCTGGTGCCTGTCGAATACGCGCTTGACCAGAACTATCCGAATCCGTTCAACCCGAGCACGCAGATTCAATACAGCTTGAAGGAACCCGGTCACACTCAGCTTGCGATTTACAATATCACAGGCCAGGAAGTGGCGCGGCTGGTGGATGGCCGTCAAGAAGCGGGCATCTACAACGTTACCTTTAGCGCGTCGGCGTTGCCGTCCGGGATGTACTTCTACCGCTTGCAAAGCGGCAGCTTCTCGCAGACGGCCAAGATGGTCCTGCTGAAGTAA
- a CDS encoding T9SS type A sorting domain-containing protein produces the protein MLRTRLARTWVLLLCLCCVASARSATSADIAQSHVLHASLNRTAMLAEFDAASVTNATVAARNILELPYGGALLMIAPTGTPTARVVNVVLGETVQTALDATGLPTTIEQIVTLDEPVILHGTRLVGVSIAPLTATPEGVRIVTSVEYEVTTSGAGGVNAVAYPQPVHWAFEPILRRTVDNLDALDPLVSLDAPARYLVIISTPLFNTHLQANAQFNAWLDLKRRKGFQLQVTTLAQIAAAQGDSSENSIRNYVQSTYEDASLAPLVYAVFIGDESGTFSVPTKRVPNPEIGGDLPSVGDGYFFAVDGDDYIPDVLNGRISGQSPAEYVSYFRKVAIYETNPYTENLDWFSSITCTAGNYAEGGLFPVTPVWNMNWAREYVMNAGCITDADTFYYHDNTDDPLEYTEEIIDDINQGVCAVWYRGWAASPGWQYPVLFNSDIEAGVNVGTKFPAVWGIVCGSGNFGFTSGPCFGETWITGLGTATDPDGAIVFLGASDLHTNTRHNNAMLAAMAEGMIVDGNRSTGGLALAGKLEVYRQYPLERPAGGLVEFYGFHVFNILGDPEVPLYFCLPHDLDVQVPQVLSRGQTWVDVHVTDGNTGQPVPRAIVGIRPGAGERSWTAVTDASGNCAVPVNLTGTTTAQLTVWKHTYFMEMADVAVGPSDAADPMVAEPVFTAGDDGLPNPGENVQMTFGVRNVGSQAATWSISAVALDTNVTITNGNATLPALAPGELGTSSAISATINDNAWGGAVPVLRLTLNDGQNSLIRDVRFTVAAVDPQILSIEVQDADGILSPGETANIFMDIRNLGLAGASEVTATVHSWDNAISFSDNTLNWTNVGVGQDVVSASSFTATLPGNVTPGRQIALRVVFSVNGAPITWRQFVFTVGTVTPNVPTGPDEYGYYAYEDIDGGFTATPSFAWTELDPDSGGSGATQHLVRDDSYVGVPLPQDFSFYGAAYDSIYVCSNGWISFGRATLPEFRNWEIPSPIGPPAMICAFWDDLIANTDSIYPNDNAQHEIFTRTDGNRFIVQWRTLNRAGLNSGGTPNRDYCAFQCVLEYPAAGDGSVLLLYKQIANTDQTNNYASVGIQDAQHLRGLGLTFANTYLPSVAPLAALRAIRFTTTPPDPFLGSEDPRELPTAFALHAAYPNPFNPATELRFDLARNGATTLRVFDTLGREVATLIDRDMQAGTHSVRFDGANLASGVYFARLTSGANAAVQKVVLMK, from the coding sequence ATGTTGAGAACACGCTTGGCACGTACTTGGGTGTTGCTGCTGTGTTTGTGCTGCGTCGCGTCCGCGCGTTCCGCCACATCGGCTGACATTGCTCAGAGTCACGTCCTCCATGCATCGCTGAACCGTACGGCGATGCTCGCGGAGTTCGATGCCGCATCTGTCACCAACGCGACAGTTGCTGCCCGAAATATCCTCGAACTTCCGTACGGCGGCGCATTATTGATGATCGCGCCCACAGGTACGCCGACGGCCCGGGTTGTCAACGTTGTTCTGGGCGAAACTGTCCAGACCGCGCTTGACGCCACCGGTCTGCCGACGACCATCGAGCAGATCGTCACACTGGATGAACCGGTGATCCTGCATGGCACGCGCTTAGTCGGCGTGTCGATCGCACCGCTGACCGCCACGCCGGAAGGCGTCCGCATCGTCACGAGCGTGGAATATGAGGTCACCACGAGCGGCGCCGGCGGAGTTAACGCTGTGGCCTATCCACAGCCTGTGCATTGGGCATTCGAACCGATCCTGCGTCGCACGGTGGATAACCTCGATGCGCTGGATCCGCTGGTATCGCTGGATGCTCCCGCCCGTTATCTGGTCATCATCTCAACTCCGCTCTTCAACACGCACCTGCAAGCAAACGCGCAGTTTAACGCGTGGCTCGATCTGAAACGCCGCAAGGGTTTTCAGTTGCAGGTGACGACCCTCGCGCAGATTGCCGCAGCGCAAGGCGACTCGAGCGAGAATTCGATCCGCAACTACGTCCAATCCACATACGAAGACGCCAGCCTCGCTCCGCTCGTTTACGCCGTGTTTATCGGTGACGAGAGCGGCACGTTCTCAGTACCCACCAAACGCGTACCGAATCCGGAGATCGGCGGCGACTTGCCGTCCGTCGGCGACGGTTACTTCTTTGCAGTGGACGGCGACGACTATATTCCTGACGTGTTGAATGGCCGTATCTCGGGGCAGTCGCCCGCGGAGTACGTATCCTATTTCCGCAAGGTCGCAATCTACGAAACGAATCCGTACACCGAGAACTTGGATTGGTTCAGCAGCATTACATGCACTGCCGGTAACTACGCCGAGGGCGGTCTGTTCCCAGTCACGCCCGTTTGGAACATGAACTGGGCACGGGAATATGTCATGAACGCCGGATGCATTACCGACGCCGATACGTTCTACTACCACGACAACACCGACGACCCCTTGGAGTACACGGAAGAGATCATTGACGATATTAACCAGGGCGTCTGCGCTGTCTGGTATCGCGGCTGGGCGGCATCGCCGGGCTGGCAATACCCGGTGCTGTTCAATTCAGATATCGAAGCAGGCGTAAACGTCGGCACGAAATTCCCCGCTGTATGGGGCATCGTGTGCGGCAGCGGTAACTTCGGTTTCACCAGCGGCCCGTGCTTCGGTGAGACGTGGATCACCGGTCTCGGCACAGCCACTGACCCCGACGGCGCGATCGTCTTCTTAGGCGCCAGCGACCTGCACACCAATACGCGCCACAACAACGCCATGCTCGCAGCGATGGCGGAAGGTATGATCGTTGACGGCAACCGCAGCACAGGCGGCCTCGCACTCGCCGGAAAGCTCGAAGTCTATCGTCAATATCCGCTCGAGCGTCCGGCCGGCGGCCTGGTTGAGTTCTATGGCTTCCACGTCTTCAATATTCTCGGCGACCCCGAGGTTCCGCTCTACTTCTGCCTGCCGCACGACCTTGACGTGCAAGTGCCGCAGGTCCTCTCCCGCGGCCAAACGTGGGTTGATGTGCATGTTACCGACGGCAACACCGGTCAGCCCGTGCCGCGCGCCATCGTCGGCATTCGCCCGGGAGCTGGCGAGCGCTCGTGGACGGCGGTCACGGATGCGAGCGGCAATTGCGCCGTCCCCGTGAATCTGACCGGAACCACGACGGCGCAGTTGACCGTGTGGAAGCATACCTACTTCATGGAAATGGCGGATGTCGCGGTCGGGCCTTCCGACGCGGCTGATCCCATGGTCGCTGAGCCTGTCTTCACCGCGGGCGATGACGGCCTTCCCAATCCCGGCGAAAATGTGCAGATGACCTTTGGAGTGCGCAACGTCGGTTCGCAGGCCGCGACGTGGAGCATCTCCGCCGTTGCGCTCGATACCAATGTGACCATCACCAACGGGAATGCGACGCTGCCGGCATTGGCTCCGGGCGAGCTCGGCACTTCGTCGGCGATCAGTGCGACGATCAATGATAACGCGTGGGGCGGCGCCGTTCCGGTGCTGCGTCTGACGTTGAATGACGGTCAGAACAGTTTGATCCGCGATGTGCGCTTCACTGTTGCCGCCGTAGATCCGCAGATTCTCTCGATTGAAGTGCAGGATGCCGACGGCATACTCTCACCGGGTGAGACGGCCAATATCTTCATGGACATTCGCAATCTCGGTCTGGCGGGAGCATCGGAAGTCACCGCCACCGTACATAGTTGGGACAACGCGATCAGCTTCTCGGACAATACGCTGAATTGGACGAACGTCGGCGTCGGTCAAGATGTCGTAAGTGCGTCGTCATTCACGGCGACGCTCCCGGGTAACGTCACGCCGGGCCGGCAGATCGCATTGCGCGTAGTCTTCTCGGTGAATGGCGCGCCGATCACGTGGAGACAATTTGTCTTCACCGTCGGCACCGTAACGCCCAACGTGCCCACGGGCCCGGACGAATACGGCTACTACGCGTACGAAGATATTGACGGAGGTTTTACCGCGACGCCGTCGTTCGCCTGGACCGAGCTTGATCCCGATTCAGGCGGCAGCGGCGCGACGCAGCATCTGGTGCGCGACGACAGCTACGTCGGCGTCCCGTTGCCGCAGGACTTCTCTTTCTACGGCGCCGCCTACGATTCGATCTATGTCTGCTCCAATGGCTGGATTTCATTTGGTCGGGCCACGCTGCCGGAATTCCGCAACTGGGAAATTCCGTCGCCCATCGGGCCGCCCGCGATGATCTGCGCCTTCTGGGACGACCTGATCGCCAACACCGACTCGATCTATCCGAATGACAACGCACAGCACGAAATCTTCACACGCACAGACGGTAATCGGTTCATCGTGCAGTGGCGCACTCTGAATCGCGCCGGATTGAACTCGGGCGGCACGCCCAATCGCGACTACTGCGCGTTCCAGTGCGTGCTTGAGTATCCCGCGGCGGGCGACGGCTCCGTCCTGTTGCTGTACAAGCAGATTGCCAATACGGACCAGACCAACAACTATGCGTCCGTCGGTATTCAGGACGCACAGCATCTGCGCGGACTGGGCTTGACGTTCGCCAACACCTACCTGCCGTCTGTGGCGCCGCTGGCCGCCTTGCGAGCCATTCGCTTCACCACGACGCCGCCTGACCCGTTCTTGGGCAGCGAAGACCCGCGTGAGCTGCCCACCGCCTTCGCGCTGCATGCGGCCTATCCGAACCCGTTTAACCCGGCCACCGAACTGCGTTTCGACTTGGCCAGAAACGGCGCGACGACGCTGCGTGTGTTCGATACGCTGGGACGAGAAGTGGCCACGCTGATTGACCGCGACATGCAGGCCGGGACGCACAGCGTCCGCTTCGACGGCGCCAATCTTGCCAGCGGCGTCTACTTCGCCCGTCTGACGAGCGGCGCCAATGCCGCGGTACAGAAGGTCGTCCTGATGAAGTAG